Proteins encoded within one genomic window of Gloeobacter kilaueensis JS1:
- a CDS encoding pyridoxamine 5'-phosphate oxidase family protein: protein MSRRSPFHEGELFVQQRSGELESALGNGRMLAGAIPPGALAFVAQQPMVVVGSLDSKLYPWASLLVGPPGFVRAIDPTHVEIDLEAAAGNQADPLWENIAHQSQVGLLLIELPTRRRLRINGRIERIEPARLQIQVEESYPNCPKYIQRRRVALGEASSPEPGGVRSGSELPEDLRAFIRSADTFFVASAHPERGVDTSHRGGNPGFVEVIDERTLRIPDYPGNSMFNTLGNFVVHPEAGLLFPDFQHHRTLQLIGKSEILWDQDAATDTTGGTRRYWRFGVEGWLASDLPGLFDWQLLDYSPFNP from the coding sequence ATGAGCAGGCGCAGTCCCTTTCATGAAGGCGAGTTGTTCGTGCAGCAGCGCTCCGGTGAGCTGGAATCGGCCCTGGGAAATGGCCGGATGCTGGCCGGTGCGATTCCTCCGGGGGCGCTTGCCTTTGTTGCCCAGCAGCCGATGGTCGTGGTGGGCAGCCTCGATAGTAAGCTGTATCCCTGGGCGTCGCTGCTGGTGGGTCCACCCGGCTTCGTGCGGGCGATAGACCCAACCCACGTCGAGATCGACCTCGAAGCAGCGGCAGGCAACCAGGCCGATCCGCTCTGGGAGAATATCGCCCACCAGTCCCAGGTAGGACTTTTACTGATCGAGTTACCCACCCGCAGGCGCTTGCGGATCAATGGCCGCATCGAGCGGATCGAGCCTGCCCGGTTGCAGATTCAAGTCGAAGAGTCCTATCCCAACTGCCCCAAGTACATCCAGAGGCGGCGGGTGGCGCTCGGCGAAGCTTCCAGCCCAGAGCCGGGTGGGGTGCGCAGCGGAAGCGAGCTGCCGGAGGATCTGCGGGCGTTCATCCGCTCCGCCGACACGTTCTTTGTCGCCAGCGCCCACCCGGAGCGCGGCGTCGATACTTCCCACAGAGGCGGCAATCCCGGCTTCGTCGAGGTGATCGACGAGCGGACGTTGCGGATTCCCGACTATCCCGGCAACAGCATGTTCAACACGCTGGGCAACTTCGTTGTCCACCCCGAAGCCGGTCTTCTTTTTCCGGACTTCCAGCACCATCGCACCCTGCAGCTTATCGGCAAAAGCGAGATCCTCTGGGATCAAGACGCAGCGACCGACACCACCGGCGGTACCCGGCGCTACTGGCGCTTCGGCGTCGAGGGCTGGCTCGCCTCGGATCTGCCCGGTCTGTTTGACTGGCAATTGCTCGACTATTCGCCCTTTAACCCGTAA
- a CDS encoding glycoside hydrolase family 13 protein, with amino-acid sequence MQIHTPDWVKHAVFYQIFPDRFSRSQQLKQKLLSAVAFEDWASTPTLYGYKGGDLWGVIERLDYLTELGITAIYFTPIFQSASNHRYHTHDYYKVDPLLGGNEAFAALLEAAHSRHIKVVLDGVFNHASRGFFFFHDILENGRLSPWLDWFKIDAWPLSPYNVEQPANYACWDNNRALPQFNHDNPVVREYIMEVAEYWIRAGIDGWRLDVPECVTAEGFWQEFRERVKAINPEAYIVGEIWTDASQWLDGTQFDGVMNYLFAAPTIAFAAGDRVQMEYVQDRSYKPYPALFAVEYAATIERLLSLYDWQLQLTQLNLLASHDTARLMTIAGGDRESVEIATLLLLTFPGAPSIYYGDEVGLPGGIDPDSRQGFPLETQWDRKLLAYHRELIALRHRYRALRTGSYKSLHASGQSYVFERRLDDETVLVAVNAGTEPARAVLDAPPGTPASVVFGPGTASCDGPQLQLELPPRSGTILAEPL; translated from the coding sequence ATGCAGATTCACACACCCGACTGGGTAAAGCACGCTGTCTTCTACCAGATCTTCCCCGACCGCTTCTCCCGCAGCCAGCAGCTCAAGCAGAAGCTCCTCTCGGCGGTCGCCTTCGAGGACTGGGCTTCGACGCCGACGCTCTATGGTTACAAGGGAGGGGATCTATGGGGGGTGATCGAAAGACTCGATTATCTGACGGAACTGGGGATCACGGCCATCTACTTTACCCCGATCTTTCAGTCGGCGAGCAACCACCGCTATCACACCCACGACTACTACAAAGTCGATCCGCTCTTAGGGGGCAACGAAGCTTTTGCTGCCCTCTTAGAAGCTGCCCATAGCCGCCATATCAAAGTCGTCTTAGACGGTGTCTTCAATCACGCGAGCCGGGGCTTTTTCTTCTTTCACGACATTCTTGAAAATGGCCGCCTCTCCCCCTGGCTCGACTGGTTCAAGATTGACGCCTGGCCGCTGTCGCCCTACAACGTCGAGCAGCCGGCCAACTACGCCTGCTGGGACAACAACCGCGCCCTGCCCCAGTTCAACCACGACAATCCGGTGGTGCGCGAGTACATCATGGAGGTGGCCGAGTACTGGATCCGGGCCGGTATCGACGGCTGGCGGCTGGATGTGCCCGAGTGCGTCACCGCCGAGGGTTTCTGGCAGGAATTTCGCGAGCGGGTCAAGGCGATCAATCCCGAAGCTTACATCGTAGGCGAGATCTGGACCGATGCCAGCCAGTGGCTCGACGGCACGCAGTTTGACGGAGTGATGAACTATCTATTTGCCGCACCGACAATTGCCTTTGCCGCCGGTGATCGCGTTCAGATGGAGTACGTTCAGGACCGCTCTTACAAGCCCTATCCGGCCCTTTTTGCCGTCGAATATGCTGCCACGATCGAGAGATTGCTATCACTTTATGACTGGCAGCTTCAGCTCACCCAGCTAAACTTGCTCGCCAGCCACGACACCGCCCGCCTGATGACGATCGCCGGAGGGGACCGCGAAAGCGTCGAGATCGCCACCTTGCTCTTACTGACCTTTCCGGGCGCACCGAGCATCTACTACGGCGACGAGGTGGGCCTGCCCGGCGGCATCGACCCCGACTCGCGCCAGGGCTTTCCGCTGGAGACGCAGTGGGACCGCAAATTGCTCGCCTACCACCGCGAGCTGATTGCCCTGCGGCACCGCTACCGGGCGCTGCGCACCGGCAGCTACAAAAGCCTCCATGCCTCAGGCCAGAGCTACGTCTTCGAGCGCCGCCTGGACGACGAGACGGTGCTGGTGGCCGTCAACGCCGGTACCGAACCTGCCCGCGCCGTCCTCGATGCTCCGCCAGGTACTCCTGCTTCCGTCGTCTTTGGGCCAGGGACAGCGAGCTGCGATGGGCCGCAACTCCAGCTGGAACTGCCGCCCCGCAGTGGAACCATCCTCGCTGAACCGCTTTGA
- a CDS encoding alpha/beta hydrolase-fold protein has protein sequence MLVFPTSRGRFFDAEDRGLIASLHRHIDQGYLQVFCVETLDWELLLACGVSFAERRERWLALERHWTDEFIPYVRHKAQNDFLVAAGCSLGATHAINLTLRHPDLVRRVLAMGGPYDLDNIASLFGKGGPELSRQLYFINPMAYMANMSYQYWLQMGGGHTQINLLSAHHDFCLDDHLRLAGLLGRNGIDHHLEVWDGGHDWPVWCAQIAAFA, from the coding sequence ATGCTCGTCTTTCCTACCAGTCGCGGACGCTTTTTTGACGCCGAGGACCGGGGTTTGATTGCCAGTTTGCACCGGCACATCGATCAAGGATATCTCCAGGTATTCTGTGTCGAAACTCTCGATTGGGAGTTGCTGCTGGCTTGCGGGGTGAGCTTCGCCGAGCGCCGCGAGCGCTGGCTTGCCCTCGAGCGCCACTGGACGGACGAATTCATTCCTTACGTTCGCCACAAGGCCCAAAACGACTTTCTGGTGGCGGCGGGCTGTTCGCTAGGAGCGACCCACGCGATCAACCTCACCCTGCGCCATCCCGATCTGGTGCGGCGCGTACTGGCAATGGGCGGTCCCTACGACCTCGACAACATCGCTTCGCTCTTTGGCAAGGGCGGGCCAGAACTGAGCAGGCAGCTGTACTTTATCAACCCGATGGCCTACATGGCCAACATGAGTTACCAGTACTGGCTGCAAATGGGCGGCGGCCACACCCAGATTAATCTGTTGAGCGCCCACCACGATTTTTGCTTAGACGATCATCTCCGTCTGGCCGGTCTGTTGGGTCGCAACGGCATCGATCACCACCTCGAAGTCTGGGACGGTGGCCACGACTGGCCGGTGTGGTGCGCTCAAATTGCCGCTTTCGCGTAA
- a CDS encoding TetR/AcrR family transcriptional regulator, which yields MPAPLLSKEEVIDRIVGVFRQKGYDGASLADLSAATGLGRSSLYHYFPGGKQDMALAAIDQVGQWVEQNIVQPLDGDGTPAERLARMLAAIDRLYAGGEEACLLGTLVLSGGLPLFQESLRRAFLTWIAALAKLLVEAGQAPEMAHARAEDAVLRIHGALVLAGGLGDPTPFRRVLARLQAELLA from the coding sequence GTGCCCGCCCCTTTGCTCTCCAAAGAAGAAGTGATCGACCGGATCGTGGGTGTCTTTCGCCAGAAAGGCTATGACGGGGCGTCGCTCGCGGATCTATCCGCTGCCACTGGCCTCGGTCGCTCAAGCCTTTACCATTACTTTCCGGGCGGCAAGCAGGACATGGCCCTTGCGGCGATCGATCAAGTCGGGCAGTGGGTCGAGCAGAATATCGTTCAGCCCCTCGACGGCGACGGCACTCCGGCAGAACGCCTGGCGCGGATGCTTGCCGCTATCGATAGGCTCTACGCCGGGGGCGAGGAAGCGTGTCTTTTGGGCACGCTGGTATTGAGCGGCGGTCTGCCCCTTTTTCAAGAGTCCCTCCGGCGGGCATTCTTAACCTGGATCGCCGCCCTCGCGAAGCTCCTTGTCGAAGCGGGACAGGCTCCAGAGATGGCCCACGCCCGCGCCGAAGATGCAGTGCTGCGCATCCACGGTGCCCTGGTCCTCGCCGGTGGGCTGGGAGATCCGACGCCCTTTCGCCGGGTTCTGGCGCGCCTGCAGGCTGAGCTGCTGGCTTGA
- a CDS encoding M20/M25/M40 family metallo-hydrolase translates to MPRVLVFALVFIGFALPALAQPQDDLERLRRAALTSDYAYRQVAHLCNNIGLRLSGSAQAAGAVQYVAEQLRQLGLEVRLEKVSVPHWVRGVEAGTLTRYAGQVPGTSQKLALTALGGSVATPAAGLEAEVVVVQSFDALVALGREKVAGKIVLFNRPFDRQMAAQGQAGEAYGQAVIYRGGGASAAARLGAVAALVRSAGGANYRLPHTGALRYASDAPQIPAAAVAGEDADLIAALAAQGPVRLRLTLTPQSLPDIESYNVVADLKGSVHPEQVVIVSGHLDSWDLGTGAIDDAAGVAMAMQTAQLLKQLQLVPERTIRVIAWMNEENGLRGGRAYFEAHKGELANHVAAIESDFGAGHPLGIYAKANAKALERLAPAAAVLDRQGAGLIQPAQEVGADIGPLTSAGVPGFGLLQDGRTYFDYHHTAADTLDKIVPAELAENAAVMAVLAYSIANLSEALPR, encoded by the coding sequence TTGCCCCGAGTTCTTGTCTTTGCTCTTGTTTTTATCGGGTTCGCCCTGCCTGCCCTTGCCCAGCCCCAAGACGATCTGGAGCGGTTGCGCCGGGCTGCCCTCACCAGCGACTACGCCTACCGCCAGGTGGCTCACCTGTGCAACAACATCGGCCTACGCCTGAGCGGGTCGGCCCAGGCCGCTGGAGCGGTCCAGTACGTGGCGGAGCAACTGCGGCAACTGGGCCTTGAGGTGCGACTGGAGAAAGTGAGCGTGCCCCACTGGGTCCGGGGCGTCGAGGCGGGAACACTGACGCGCTACGCGGGCCAGGTGCCGGGGACGAGCCAGAAACTGGCTCTCACCGCCCTGGGCGGCAGCGTCGCCACCCCGGCTGCCGGTCTGGAGGCAGAGGTCGTGGTCGTCCAGAGCTTCGACGCGCTTGTGGCCCTGGGACGGGAGAAAGTTGCAGGCAAGATCGTGCTTTTTAACCGCCCCTTCGATCGCCAGATGGCGGCCCAGGGTCAGGCCGGTGAAGCTTACGGCCAGGCAGTGATCTACCGGGGTGGCGGGGCGAGTGCAGCGGCCAGATTGGGAGCGGTGGCCGCCCTGGTGCGCTCGGCGGGCGGGGCCAATTATCGCCTGCCCCATACCGGCGCTCTGCGCTACGCGAGCGACGCGCCTCAGATTCCTGCCGCCGCCGTCGCCGGTGAGGACGCCGATCTGATCGCCGCCCTCGCGGCCCAGGGACCGGTGCGGCTGCGCCTCACCCTCACCCCCCAGAGTCTGCCGGATATAGAAAGCTACAACGTCGTCGCCGACCTCAAAGGCAGCGTTCACCCCGAGCAGGTGGTGATCGTCTCGGGCCACCTCGACTCGTGGGATCTGGGCACCGGGGCAATCGACGACGCGGCAGGAGTAGCGATGGCGATGCAGACCGCTCAGCTGCTTAAACAGTTGCAGCTGGTGCCAGAGCGCACGATCCGCGTCATCGCCTGGATGAACGAGGAGAACGGCCTGCGGGGCGGTCGGGCTTACTTTGAGGCCCATAAAGGCGAACTTGCCAACCACGTCGCCGCCATCGAGAGCGATTTTGGGGCGGGCCATCCGCTCGGCATCTACGCAAAGGCGAATGCAAAGGCGCTCGAACGGCTCGCCCCCGCCGCCGCCGTCCTCGATCGCCAGGGGGCCGGTCTGATTCAACCTGCCCAGGAAGTCGGCGCGGATATCGGGCCGCTCACGAGTGCCGGTGTGCCGGGTTTTGGCCTGTTGCAGGACGGGCGGACCTACTTTGACTACCACCACACAGCTGCCGACACCCTCGATAAGATCGTGCCCGCAGAACTGGCGGAGAACGCAGCGGTGATGGCAGTACTGGCCTACAGCATTGCCAACTTAAGCGAAGCGCTGCCGCGCTGA
- a CDS encoding DsrE family protein produces MKAAIVVLSDPVHGGEESRARLINALAAAYDFKQRGEEVSVLFQGAGVRWIGELNQPDHPLASLYQAVREKVRGASCECANVFGATETVQKNGVTLLAENPVPGTSGVASLAGLMAEGYQILTF; encoded by the coding sequence ATGAAAGCAGCGATCGTCGTCCTCTCAGATCCAGTACACGGCGGTGAGGAATCCCGCGCCCGTCTGATCAACGCCCTGGCGGCGGCCTATGACTTTAAGCAGCGCGGCGAGGAGGTGAGCGTGCTGTTTCAGGGAGCGGGTGTGCGCTGGATTGGCGAATTGAACCAGCCGGATCATCCGCTGGCGAGCCTATACCAGGCGGTTCGAGAAAAAGTAAGAGGAGCCTCCTGCGAGTGTGCGAATGTCTTTGGAGCGACTGAAACCGTTCAAAAAAATGGAGTAACGTTGCTGGCAGAAAATCCCGTTCCCGGCACCAGCGGTGTGGCGAGCCTCGCGGGCCTGATGGCCGAGGGCTACCAGATTCTTACTTTTTGA